The DNA sequence TTAAACTCATAAGCTCCTCTTTTGTAGCGGTATTTAAATTTATAGCAGCAAATACCATTGAGGCGCATGCCAACATTGATAACACGAATTTGTTCATTGTTTTTCCTTTTTTAAAAATTTAAGTCCGCATTCTACCAAAAAATAATTATAAGATTATTAAGAAATATTATTAATATAAACAATCAACAATAGCTTAAAAAGTTTAATGGGGCTTTGAATGTACACTTTTAAGCACTCTGCTTAATTTTTATATTGATTTAGTCTAATGCACTTCATCGTAAATAATATAAAGCAGCATTAGCTCAGCCGTTTACATAAAATAAACCAATGCTGTTACCACTAAAAAACTCCAACATCCATTTACTCCATACGATAAAAAGCTCTTAAAAGACTTTTTCGCTCTTATATACTTTACTTCCCTTGCTTTATTGCTATCTTTCCTTTTTATACCCCTCATTCTACCCTACTACAACCCTCTTGCATACCCACAAATAAACCACAGAGCAGCCATTCGCCATCCTTGCACCAAATTAAAAACTTAATTCCCCTTAAGCATCCAATAACACCTTGCTTTTTATTATTAGTTCAAATCATTCTATAACACCAACTTACCCATTCTAGAAACAGAACGGCCTTATTGTAATTATTTAAAAAAGCCCTGCTATGAAAATACTTACCTAAACCAATTTCAAACTAAGTAAACTACCCAAACCAACCAACACAGCTACACAAAATTAGTAATTTTTCTATATTAAACTCGCGAGCCAGCATACCGTCGATAGCATTTAACGCCATACGTAAAAACATCCAAATAGGTAGCAGAAAAAATAATGCTGAAATATCGGAAAATTTAGCAAGTAGCGCACCTAATAAAATGGAGATAATGCAGGCTAGAAGCGTAACTTGATTTGCCGTAATACCGGCATTATAAAGATGCTTTACTAACGGACGAAGCAGGTTTTGAAATTTGGGTTTTAGCTCGTAAATACTCATGATACTCCAAATAATTTTAATTTAGCATTTTCTCCTAAAAATACTTGAATAAAGTTTAATAAAGGAGCGCACCAACAACTTCATCAATCCAAGAACAGACAACATATTACAAGACAAACAAACTAAAGAATACAGAGTGTAAAACAAGGGAGTAAATAGTATAAAAGAATAAAAAACAAAGCCCGCAACGACCTACTTTCCCGACATCCCAGTAAGGGAGAGTATCATCAGCCAGGACGAGCTTAGCTTCTTGGTTCGAGATGGAGCAAGGCGTTTCCTCGTCTGTATAGTCACGGGCAGTGTTAAAGAAATAAACTATATTAATTTACTTCTTTAACACTGCTATTTAATTGTTAAAAGTCAAATCTCATTTTAACTAAAACAAGATCTTGATAAGGTATAGATTAGATATTTTATTTCGGATTTTCGAAATAAAATTACCCTTAACAAGGAAGTGATGCTTATTAAAAGATAAGCAGACGAGCTATTAGTACTGGTCAGCTAAAGGACTTTCATCCATTACACACCCAGCCTATCAAACTTATAGTCTATAAGAGCTCTTAAAAGAAGATTCATCTTGGAGTTGGCTTCCTGCTTAGATGCTTTCAGCGGTTATCACATCCCGACATAGCTACCCAGCGCTACCCTTGGCAGGATAACTGGTACACCAGTGGTCGGTTCAACCCGGTCCTCTCGTACTAGGGTCAACTCTCCTCAATCTTCTTGCGCCCACGGCAGATAGGGACCGAACTGTCTCACGACGTTCTGAACCCAGCTCGCGTACCGCTTTAAATGGCGAACAGCCATACCCTTGGGACCTGCTCCAGCCCCAGGATGCGATGAGCCGACATCGAGGTGCCAAACCTCCCCGTCGATGTGAGCTCTTGGGGGAGATCAGCCTGTTATCCCCGGGGTACCTTTTATCCTTTGAGCGATGGCCCTTCCACACAGAACCACCGGATCACTAAGACCGACTTTCGTCCCTGCTTGACGTGTATGTCTCGCAGTTAAGCTGGCTTTTGCCTTTATACTCTGCGAACGATTTCCAACCGTTCTGAGCCAACCTTTGTAAGCCTCCGTTACATTTTGGGAGGCGACCGCCCCAGTCAAACTACCCACCAGACATTGTCCTACTTGAGGATAACTCAAGCTAGTTAGCTATCAGAATAAAAAAGAGTGGTATCTCAACAACGGCTCACCATAAACTGGCGTATATGGATCAAAGCCTCCCACCTATCCTGCACATTTTTATCCCAATAGCAGTGTCAAGCTGTAGTAAAGGTCCACGGGGTCTTTCCGTCTTGCCGCGGGTAGGAGGAATTTTCACCTCCACTACAATTTCACTGGATCCCTCTTCGAGACAGCTCCCATCTCGTTACGCCATTCATGCAGGTCGATATTTAATCGACAAGGAATTTCGCTACCTTAGGACCGTTATAGTTACGGCCGCCGTTTACTCGGGCTTCGATCAAACGCTTCGCAGAGCTAACGTCATCAATTAACCTTCGAGCACCGGGCAGGCGTCACACCCTATACATCCTCTTACGAGTTAGCAGAGTGCTGTGTTTTTGGTAAACAGTCGGGAGGGACTCTTTGTTGTAACCTTCAATGCTTACGGAGTAAATCCTTCACAAAGTTAGGCACACCTTATACCGAAGATACGGTGCTATTTTGCAGAGTTCCTTGAAGAGAGTTCTTCCACGCGCCTTAGAATACTCATCCCACCCACCTGTGTCGGTTTACGGTACGGGCAACTATAACTAAACTTAGAAACTTTTCTTGGCTCGACAGTATCAGCAATTCGCTATCCATTCCGAAGAACTTCAAACGCCTGTGGGGTCTCGGCTTAAAAAAATCCGGATTTGCCTGGATCTTAACCTACACCTTTCGACTAGCACTACCATCCGCTAGCTTGCTTAACTCTAAGCGTCCTTCCATCGCACATTATAGTTGGCATTGGAATATTAACCAATTTTCCATCGCATACCCCTTTCGGACTTTGCTTAGGACCCGGCTAACCCTACGATGACGAGCATCGCGTAGGAAACCTTGGGTTTACGGCGTTGGGGATTCTCACCCCAATTATCGCTACTCATGCCTGCATGCTCACTTGCATTCGCTCCAGCGCTCCTTACCGGTACACCTTCGACGCTGAATGCAACGCTCTCCTACCACTTAGTAAAACTAAGTCTAAAGCTTCGGTACTCATTTTAGCCCCGTTATATTTTCCGCGCAGAATCACTAGACCAGTGAGCTATTACGCTTTCTTTAAAGGATGGCTGCTTCTAAGCCAACCTCCTGGTTGTTTAAGTAACTCCACATCGTTTTCCACTTAAATGAGATTTAGGGACCTTAGCTGTTAGTCTGGGTTGTTCCCCTCTCGACGACGGATTTTATCACTCGCCGCCTGACTGCCATGATTACACACTAGGTATTCGGAGTTTGATAGGGTTTGGTACATTGGTGTATGCCCTAGCCCATTCAGTGCTCTACCCCCCAGTGTTACTACATGACGCTATACCTAAATATATTTCGGAGAGAACCAGCTATCACGATGTTTGATTGACCTTTCACCCCTATCCACAAGTCATCCCATGGCTTTTCAACGCCAGCGGGTTGGGTCCTCCACCGGCTCTTACACCGGCTTCAACCTGCTCATGGATAGATCACATCGTTTCGGGTCTGCAGCATCTGACTAAACGCCCTATTAAGACTCGCTTTCGCTACGGCTCCGGGTTTCCTTAACCTCGCCAGACACCACAACTCGCAGGCTCATTATGCAAAAGGCAGTCCATCACACGTCATAAAGAATCGTGCTCTGAATGATTGTAAGTAAATGGTTTCAGGTTCTATTTCACTCTGATCACCTCAGTTCTTTTCACCTTTCCCTCACGGTACTTGTGCGCTATCGGTCTAGTAGTAGTATTTAGGGTTGGATCGTGGTCGACCCGGCTTCAGACAGAATATCACGTGTTCCGCCCTACTCAGGATACTGCTAAGTAAAACAAAGCTTTCATATACGGGAGTATCACCCTCTATGCTTAATCTTTCCAGATTATTCTATTAGCTAAGTTTAGTCTATATCGCAGTCCTACAACCCCGTTAGTAAACTAACGGTTTGCCCTCTTACGCGTTCGCTCGCCGCTACTAGCGTAATCTCTTTTGATTTCTTTTCCTGAGGGTACTAAGATGTTTCAATTCCCCTCGTTCGCTCCATATTAGGTAGTTAAGCTCGCGCTTAACTGGGTTGCCCCATTCAGAAATTCCCGGATCAAAGCCCCTTGACGGCTCCCCGAGACTTATCGCAGCCTGGCACGTCTTTCATCGCCTCTACTAGCCAAGGCATCCACCACTTACTCTTAGTAGCTTACCTTTTATTAGTATATAATATATTCTAATTCGCATCACTTCCTTGTTAAAGGTAACTCATAAATTTAAGATTTCATAACGAAGCCTCAAATTTAGATCTATTACGAAATTTAAATCTCTAGCTTTTAAGACGGAAAGCATTGACTAATATCTAGGTAAGTTTTAAATCCTATGATATCTTGTGACGTCAAACTTCTGCATTAAGCAAATAAGCAAGATCTTTAAATCTTTAACAAGTCCTGTAAAATTGTTTTATTTATTAAAACTTGATTGTGACTTTTAACAATAATAAACTAAATAACGTTTAGACTTCGCAGACTAGTAAAGCTAGTCTTTGCGACCAAGGGCAAAGCCCTTTGGAAACCCCTAAAGCACACCGCTTCTTTCGAAAGCGCCGTAAAAATAAAGAGTCTATTTCGACAAAGTCTAAACTAAATACTTAATAAAAATACTTAGTTTAGACTTTTTTGATGTTAAACTAATTATGGTGGAGAATAGCGGGATCGAACCGCTGACCTCCTGCGTGCAAAGCAGGCGCTCTCCCAGCTGAGCTAATTCCCCAATTAAATTCTCTGGTGGGCCTAACAAGACTTGAACTTGTGACCTCACCCTTATCAGGGGTGCACTCTAACCAGCTGAGCTATAGGCCCCTATAGGTTTGCGTCAATCTTTCAAAACTAAACAAGGTCGATTGAGTAGATTATCTATAACGATAACCTAAATTTTCCTTTGACGAATATCTTGTGAGAGAATATTCGTTGTACTCTAGAAAGGAGGTGATCCAACCGCAGGTTCTCCTACGGTTACCTTGTTACGACTTCACCCCAGTCGCTGATTCCACTGTGGACCATAACCGGTTTGGTATTTGGGCTTCGAGTGAAATCAACTCCCATGGTGTGACGGGCGGTGAGTACAAGACCCGGGAACGTATTCACCGTAGCATGGCTGATCTACGATTACTAGCGATTCCGGCTTCATGGAGTCGAGTTGCAGACTCCAATCCGAACTGGGACGTATTTTATAGATTTGCTCCATCTCGCGATATTGCGTCTCATTGTATACGCCATTGTAGCACGTGTGTCGCCCCGGACATAAGGGCCATGATGACTTGACGTCGTCCACACCTTCCTCCTCCTTGCGAAGGCAGTCTCATTAGAGTGCTCGGCCGAACCGTTAGCAACTAATGACGTGGGTTGCGCTCGTTGCGGGACTTAACCCAACATCTCACGACACGAGCTGACGACAGCCGTGCAGCACCTGTCTTAACATTTCTGCAAGCAGACACTCTTCCATCTCTGGATGATTTGTTAGATATCAAGTCCGGGTAAGGTTCTTCGCGTATCTTCGAATTAAACCACATGCTCCACCGCTTGTGCGGGTCCCCGTCTATTCCTTTGAGTTTTAATCTTGCGACCGTACTCCCCAGGCGGTATACTTAATCCGTTAGGTGCATTACTGCCTCGACTAGCGAAGCAACAACTAGTATACATCGTTTAGGGCGTGGACTACCAGGGTATCTAATCCTGTTTGCTCCCCACGCTTTCACGCATTAGCGTCAGTTAAGTTCCAGCAGATCGCTTTCGCAATGGGTATTCTTCTTGATCTCTACGGATTTTACCCCTACACCAAGAATTCCATCTGCCTCTCCCTTACTCTAGATTATCAGTTTCCCAAGCAGTTTAACGGTTAAGCCGTTAGATTTCACAAGAGACTTGATAATCCGCCTACGCGTCCTTTACGCCCAGTGATTCCGAGTAACGCTTGCACCCTCCGTATTACCGCGGCTGCTGGCACGGAGTTAGCCGGTGCTTATTCCTTGGGTACCGTCATAATTCTTTCCCAAGAAAAGGAGTTTACGCTCCGAAAAGTGTCATCCTCCACGCGGCGTTGCTGCTTCAGGGTTTCCCCCATTGAGCAATATTCCCTACTGCTGCCTCCCGTAGGAGTCTGGACCGTGTCTCAGTTCCAGTGTGACTGATCATCCTCTCAGACCAGTTACGCGTCATAGCCTTGGTAAGCCGTTACCTTACCAACTAGCTGATACGATATAGCCCTATCCATTACCGAAAAACTTTCCCGTACCTACTTATATAGATACGGAGTATAAGGTATTAGCAGTCGTTTCCAACTGTTGTCCCTTAGTAATGGGCAAGTTAGCTATATATTACTCACCCGTGCGCCACTAAGATTAAATAGCAAGCTACTTAATCTCCGTTCGACTTGCATGTATTAGGCACGCCGCCAGCGTTCACTCTGAGCCAGGATCAAACTCTCCATATAAAATTTACCTAAAATAAAATATCTTAGGATTTAATATGAAGTTTTAATCAAAAAACTTTAATTTTATTAATTAGTTTTATCTTTATATCTACTTTCCAGGGAAAGCCTGATAAAAGATTGGCTCAATCGATCACTTGTTTAGATTTCAAAGATTGACTAATTAGTTTAACAGTGTTAATTTAAAAAACTCGCTTTCTGTGAAACGGAAAGTGAAGTATATAGAAAACATGCTTAAACAAACATAAAAATTTGTCCAAGCATGCTAAATTTTATTGAAAAAGAGATTTTAGAGATAAATTTTCGTTAAAGATCAAATCTTGCGTTCTTTTATTATATTTAAAAATAGTTACGTATTTGCCGCCGTTTTCTTTAAATAGTCCGCCGTTTACGAGCATCGCATTTATCCCCTCTTTTTCCTCGCCGCTGCCGAATATAAACTCTCCTGGCGTCGTATCAAGCTCGATTTTACCGCTAAAATTTATAGCAGCCGGGATATTATCAAGGAAATTTTGACTATCTATCCCGTCCGGGTCGATAGAAAACTCAAAATTTGAGACGTAGCTCTTGCCGGCCGCATTTTTAAAATTGAAATTTTCAAAGGTAAGCTTCGGCGCTCTTTTTATAAATTTATCAAGCGCTTGCATTATCACCGCAAGCTGAGCCTCAGGCTCTCCCTTGGCGTTAATAATATCTTCAAACGCGGCTTTATCTAAATTTGCAAATTTCGTTTTGATCAAAAAGTCTTTAAATTCATATTTTGCATATTTTATCTTCTCTATCGTGCTCGTATCGTCCTGCGTTAGAGTATCGCTTAGCACGGTTAGCTTGGAGTCGCTCGTTATCTTTCCGATTTGCAGAGCCTCGGCGCCCGAAATCACGTCTATGCCGCCAAGTTCAAATTTATAAGCGCTATTTACGAGCGCTTTTGAGATCATATTAGGCTCGATCGGCGTTTCATACTTCACGTCGTAGTCGATATTTTTGATTTTTATAGCGACGCCTTCTTTGCTTGCAAAGTCTATGAAATCATTTATAAAAGAGACTCCGGCTATTTTCTTTTCGCCGTTTATGTCAAAATTTAAAAGCGATTTGGCGAGATTTAGTTTATTGCCGTCTTGTTCTTTTTGTACTCCGACTAGCTCAAAGACAAATTTTTTATCTCCGCCCGAAGCGCCGTCCGCGTGAAATTTGATAGGTCTCGTCGTATCAAATATCTCTTTGATGAAATTTTTATACGGGTCATTTAAAAACTCGGCATCGCCCGCAAGCTCAAATTTACCTAGCAAGCTATCAAATCCATGCGAGATATTCATGTCGATTTTTATAGCTAGATCCTCGGGCGCACCGTACTCTTCGCCAAGAGAGACAAGCTCGTTTATGTAGTTTTTAGACAAAACCACGTCGTAGTTTGCGTGCGATTTTAGTAGACCGCCCTCAAATACGCTGTTTTTGACCTCCATACCGTTTGCTTTGATTAGGTTCAAAGCCTCGTTATATTTTTCCTCCACCTTGTTTGCGTTAAATTTTAGCCCGCCAAAAACCACGCCGGCTATAATCACCAATACAATGAGTAACTTTCTCATTCCGACCTTCCTTTCTTTTTCGTCGCTTGTTGCAGATATACCCAGATGAGCGTCAGTAGAGAAAACATCGCAACCGGCATCAGCCAGCCGTTTTCGCCCATAAAATCCCACGCCCGCTCAAACGCCTCGCCCGCCCAAAAGCTGCCCAGCCCGAGCAAAATCGCCCAAGCTACCGCGCTAATAACGTTTATGACGCTAAATTTAGCAAACGAATACTTCGTAAGCCCTATAGCAAGCGGGATGAGGGTCTTTAGTCCGTAGATAAATTTTTTGAAAAATATTATTTTATTTCCGTGCTGCTTAAATAAAATTTGAGAGAAGGCAAGCTTGCGTTTATGCCTAGCCAGATACGGCATCACGGCCGTGCGGTTATACCTGCTGACGTAAAAAAGCAAAGTATCGCCGATAGCATTGGCGGCGGCCGCCAGCACGATACTCACGGTTATGTCCATCTTGCCAAGATGGGCAAGCACGCCGGCCGCGATGATAGCGACCATACCGCCTCCAAGCGAATATAAAAACACTATCACGTACCCGTAGGTCGATAGCGAGGTTAGCATCTCTTGCAAATTCGGCCTTTAGTATTTTGAGATAGCGCCCATTAGCGCGTTATATCCGTAGCTATCCATCCTTAGAGGCGCGTCGCTAGTTTTAGCCAGCACCGCTCCGCCAAAGCTCGCTCCCGCGAAAAAACCGTCATTGTCCGTATATGCATAAATGTCGCTGGTGAAGCTAAAATCACTCACTCTACCGTAAAATTTGCCCGTATCGGCAAATGCAAACGATGCGTCGGCGTTTATCGTGATTTTGGCGTCTTTTATGTCGGCTACGAGGCTATCTTTTAGGATAAAAAGCACGAGCGAGCTATTTTCGTAACCCACCTGTAGTCCGATACTGCCGCCGCTGATATCCACGACCATCATTTCGCTCGGCGCGTACGGGTTTCCCACGAGCATCACGCCTTTGCCGTGCATGCCGCCCAGTACGAAGCCGACTTTAGTAATGCCAGGAAAAATGACGACCGCTTTTGCATTTTGAAGCAAAGCCTTAACCGGCGCGTCTGGGTTCTTACGCATCGTCGTCGTAAAAGAATTTGACGCGTTTAGCACGAGCTCGTCGTTGGCACCGAGCGCTAAAACGCAAAAAATCGCTAGTAAAATTTTTCTCATTTTCTACCTAAATTTGACCTATTTTGCCATTTCTATGGCTCTAGTTTCGCGGATCACGTTTACTTTGATCTCGCCCGGATACTGCACCTTGCTCTCAATCTCTGCGGCAATCTCTTTAGCAACGAGCACCGCTTCGTCGTCGTTTATGAGCTTTGCGTTTGCGATGACGCGGATCTCGCGACCGGCGTTTATCGCGTATGCTTGCTTGATACCCTCTTTGCTTTTTGCGATATTTTCTATCTCTTCGACGCGTTTTAGGAAGCTTTCAAGCACCTCTCTGCGCGCTCCCGGGCGAGCCGCACTCAGAGCGTCCGCAGCGCAAACGGCGGCGCTTTCTACACTAGTTGCCTCCTCGTGTCCGTGGTGGGCGTAGATGGCGTTTATGACTACAGGATGCTCTTTGTAGCGTTTGCAAATTTCAGCGCCCAAATCGACGTGGCTACCCTCAAATTCATGCGTCAAGGCCTTGCCGATATCGTGCAGCAAGCCCGCTCTTTTGGCTAGCTTTTCGTCTCCGCCGGTTTCAGCCGCGATGATGCCGGCAAGATGCGCTACCTCGAGGCTGTGCGCGAGGGCGTTTTGTCCGTAGCTAGCTCTAAATTTTAGCTTGCCGATTAGTTTCATTATCTCGGGATGGATTTTGCTAAGGCCTAGGTCGATGACGATATTTTCGCCCTCCTCTAAGATCGAGGCTTCAAATTCTTCGCATACTTTTTTATGCAGATCCTCTATCCTTGCCGGCTGTATGCGGCCGTCTTGCACCAAAAGCTCTATCACGCGCGTAGCAATCGCTCTTCGGTATAGGTTAAAGCTGCTTAACGTGATAGCGTGAGGCATATCGTCGATGATGATATCTACGCCAAGCGCCATTTCTAGGGTCTTGATATTGCGCCCCTCTTTGCCGATTATACGGCCTTTTAGCTCATCGTTTTTGATATCCACTACGTTTATCAGGCGCTCAGCGGCAAATTCTCCCGCAAATCGCGACGTGGCCTGCGCCAAAATATAATTCACCCGTTTTTTAGCCTCGCGTTTAGCCTCTTCTTCGTGTTTTCGCACGATGTGAGCGATCTCGGCGCGGCTTTTTTCCTCTACTTTTTTTAGTACCTCTTCGCGCGCCTCTTCTTGCGTTAGGCCGGCAGCGTGCTCAAGCACCTTTAGCGCCTCTTGCAGTTTGGCTTGATAGCTTGCTTTTAGCCCAAGACCCTCTTCATAGACGCTTTTTGCTTCATTTCGGGATTTTTCTAGCTCAGCCCTGCTTTCGTTTAAAATTTCTTGCTCGTTTAGCAGGGTTTGCTCTTTTTTACCGATCTCTTCGAATTTTTGCGTGTACTCTTTTTGTAGTTTTACGGTTTTGTCGTCGTATTTTTTCTTGGCTTCAAATTCAGCCTCTTGGACTTGGATTTTAGCGTCTTTTAGCGTGCGTTCAGCCTCAAATTCTATCGCTTTAGCCTTCGCTTTAGCCTGCTCTAAAAATATATTGTAGTTAGCGTCGTTAATTTTTTTAGCGATGAGATAGCCTGCGCCAGCGCCCACCGC is a window from the Campylobacter massiliensis genome containing:
- a CDS encoding CDP-alcohol phosphatidyltransferase family protein — protein: MSIYELKPKFQNLLRPLVKHLYNAGITANQVTLLACIISILLGALLAKFSDISALFFLLPIWMFLRMALNAIDGMLAREFNIEKLLILCSCVGWFG
- a CDS encoding DUF945 family protein, with amino-acid sequence MRKLLIVLVIIAGVVFGGLKFNANKVEEKYNEALNLIKANGMEVKNSVFEGGLLKSHANYDVVLSKNYINELVSLGEEYGAPEDLAIKIDMNISHGFDSLLGKFELAGDAEFLNDPYKNFIKEIFDTTRPIKFHADGASGGDKKFVFELVGVQKEQDGNKLNLAKSLLNFDINGEKKIAGVSFINDFIDFASKEGVAIKIKNIDYDVKYETPIEPNMISKALVNSAYKFELGGIDVISGAEALQIGKITSDSKLTVLSDTLTQDDTSTIEKIKYAKYEFKDFLIKTKFANLDKAAFEDIINAKGEPEAQLAVIMQALDKFIKRAPKLTFENFNFKNAAGKSYVSNFEFSIDPDGIDSQNFLDNIPAAINFSGKIELDTTPGEFIFGSGEEKEGINAMLVNGGLFKENGGKYVTIFKYNKRTQDLIFNENLSLKSLFQ
- a CDS encoding DedA family protein, producing MQEMLTSLSTYGYVIVFLYSLGGGMVAIIAAGVLAHLGKMDITVSIVLAAAANAIGDTLLFYVSRYNRTAVMPYLARHKRKLAFSQILFKQHGNKIIFFKKFIYGLKTLIPLAIGLTKYSFAKFSVINVISAVAWAILLGLGSFWAGEAFERAWDFMGENGWLMPVAMFSLLTLIWVYLQQATKKKGRSE
- a CDS encoding lipid-binding SYLF domain-containing protein translates to MRKILLAIFCVLALGANDELVLNASNSFTTTMRKNPDAPVKALLQNAKAVVIFPGITKVGFVLGGMHGKGVMLVGNPYAPSEMMVVDISGGSIGLQVGYENSSLVLFILKDSLVADIKDAKITINADASFAFADTGKFYGRVSDFSFTSDIYAYTDNDGFFAGASFGGAVLAKTSDAPLRMDSYGYNALMGAISKY
- the rny gene encoding ribonuclease Y; the protein is MIEILIGLGTGAVGAGAGYLIAKKINDANYNIFLEQAKAKAKAIEFEAERTLKDAKIQVQEAEFEAKKKYDDKTVKLQKEYTQKFEEIGKKEQTLLNEQEILNESRAELEKSRNEAKSVYEEGLGLKASYQAKLQEALKVLEHAAGLTQEEAREEVLKKVEEKSRAEIAHIVRKHEEEAKREAKKRVNYILAQATSRFAGEFAAERLINVVDIKNDELKGRIIGKEGRNIKTLEMALGVDIIIDDMPHAITLSSFNLYRRAIATRVIELLVQDGRIQPARIEDLHKKVCEEFEASILEEGENIVIDLGLSKIHPEIMKLIGKLKFRASYGQNALAHSLEVAHLAGIIAAETGGDEKLAKRAGLLHDIGKALTHEFEGSHVDLGAEICKRYKEHPVVINAIYAHHGHEEATSVESAAVCAADALSAARPGARREVLESFLKRVEEIENIAKSKEGIKQAYAINAGREIRVIANAKLINDDEAVLVAKEIAAEIESKVQYPGEIKVNVIRETRAIEMAK